The following are from one region of the Hymenobacter sp. YIM 151858-1 genome:
- a CDS encoding DUF4476 domain-containing protein, with amino-acid sequence MKRTLLLCLSLLLLAQVALAIPAGMAVRSERGLPFRLRLDGNRIGGRHGLTQVRFVRLAPGYHWAEFQVPANGGVLNYRTRVQLLPGRETRFVLVTRRGYPPVLQRFDEVPLPGWAGGYGRGPQPPYEYGYQCEPTPYSGPSGWPAPGSRDDWYGRDDDGYSNNGGYGRDPYEPVPGGYGNGGYNNGGYGNNYRHLLTPQEADELLRAIRARSFDDEKVQLARQALAESNLRTDDLGRLLSGFGFDEGKVKLAKYAYPRLTDRHNFYQIYNQFSFRSSVSELQRFVEEYAAGTTLGGGYGAGYRQLLGAHDVDQLLQALRTRSFDAERVQLAKQTLAESDIRADDLRRLLGGISFDSHKVELAKYAYSHVSDRQNFHRIADAFTSSLSMREVQQYVADSRG; translated from the coding sequence ATGAAACGAACCCTACTCCTGTGCCTGAGCCTGCTGTTGCTGGCCCAGGTAGCGCTGGCCATTCCGGCGGGCATGGCCGTGCGCTCTGAGCGCGGCTTGCCTTTCCGGTTGCGCCTCGATGGCAACCGCATTGGCGGCCGCCACGGCCTCACGCAGGTGCGCTTTGTGCGCCTGGCGCCTGGCTACCACTGGGCCGAGTTTCAGGTGCCAGCCAACGGTGGCGTGCTCAACTACCGCACCCGGGTGCAGCTGCTACCGGGCCGCGAAACCCGCTTTGTGCTGGTGACGCGCCGCGGCTACCCGCCCGTGCTGCAACGCTTCGACGAAGTGCCGCTGCCGGGCTGGGCCGGTGGCTACGGCCGCGGCCCGCAGCCGCCCTACGAGTACGGCTACCAGTGCGAGCCCACGCCCTACAGCGGCCCAAGCGGCTGGCCCGCTCCCGGCAGCCGCGACGATTGGTACGGCCGCGACGACGATGGCTACAGCAATAACGGTGGCTACGGGCGCGACCCGTACGAGCCGGTGCCCGGCGGCTACGGCAACGGCGGGTACAACAACGGCGGCTACGGCAACAACTACCGCCACCTGCTGACGCCGCAGGAAGCCGACGAGCTGCTGCGCGCCATTCGGGCCCGCTCGTTCGACGACGAAAAGGTGCAGCTGGCCCGGCAGGCCCTGGCCGAAAGCAACCTGCGTACCGACGACCTAGGGCGTTTGCTTAGCGGCTTCGGTTTCGACGAAGGCAAGGTGAAGCTGGCCAAGTACGCCTACCCGCGCCTCACCGATCGGCACAACTTCTATCAGATTTACAACCAGTTCTCGTTCCGCTCGAGCGTAAGCGAGCTGCAGCGTTTTGTGGAGGAGTATGCTGCGGGCACCACCCTAGGTGGTGGCTACGGCGCCGGCTACCGGCAGCTGCTTGGCGCGCACGATGTTGATCAGCTGCTGCAAGCCCTCCGCACACGTTCGTTTGATGCGGAGCGGGTGCAGCTGGCCAAGCAAACCCTGGCCGAAAGCGACATCCGCGCCGACGATCTGCGCCGTTTGCTCGGCGGCATCAGCTTCGATAGCCACAAAGTAGAGCTGGCCAAATACGCTTACTCGCACGTGTCGGATCGGCAAAATTTCCACCGCATTGCCGATGCGTTTACCTCCAGCCTGAGCATGCGCGAAGTGCAGCAGTACGTAGCCGACAGCCGCGGCTAA
- a CDS encoding OmpA family protein produces the protein MRNLLVVCAAAGSVALLGGCAASGSMSKAEKRFSRGEYETAIQLYKADVARGKDVATANYKIAEAYRLSNRIEQAEDYYKAALDGGLKNPDAPFYYALAMKANGKYDDAAARFKQYAESGTNRNLIPRAELEVQNAQAVSQLVAMRSNSEVLPLDQINTPSAEFSATIKPDTKELIFASGRDGKKYLGNGEGFNDLYAIKFDDVEKMTGGTVVPFETVAKGAAATGTDAAKDTGKPLFNKPGTHEASPTFSPDGKMMIFARSNDGSKKGYLSVDLYASYFRGGAWTEPEIIRGINNSRADDFAPVLSPDGRTLYFASSRPGGQGGNDLYKSTLGDNNRWATPENLGEQINTPGNENFPAVAPDGTLYFSSDGHPGLGKLDLFRVEKTGKVTNMGAPINSTGDDFAPYLTGKDVGVFASNRAGGKGSDDLYFFRKKPLKLVTFYVEGKVQELDSKTGTTTPLANETVTISGSRGQKQEVQVGADGTFKAKLDTSATYTLFADRPGYFSARQSVTTVGKVPPQDQLPNEMNDISIPVTLTLNKIVVNKAIVVENIFYDYNKANIRPDAAVELDKLVETLQDNPDITIELSSHTDARGKDAFNQDLSQRRAQSAVDYIISKGIDKSRITARGYGETRPVIRTAKTEAEHQRNRRTEFKVTKINGR, from the coding sequence ATGAGGAACCTGTTAGTTGTCTGTGCTGCGGCCGGTTCGGTTGCCCTGCTTGGCGGTTGCGCCGCATCGGGCAGCATGAGCAAGGCCGAGAAACGTTTTTCGCGCGGCGAGTACGAAACCGCCATTCAGCTGTACAAGGCTGATGTAGCGCGCGGCAAAGACGTAGCCACGGCCAACTACAAAATAGCAGAAGCCTACCGCCTCTCGAACCGCATTGAGCAGGCCGAGGACTACTACAAAGCCGCCCTCGACGGCGGCCTGAAAAACCCCGACGCCCCGTTTTACTACGCCCTGGCCATGAAAGCCAACGGCAAGTACGATGACGCCGCCGCACGCTTTAAGCAGTACGCCGAAAGCGGCACCAACCGCAACCTGATACCCCGCGCCGAGCTGGAAGTGCAGAACGCGCAAGCCGTGTCGCAATTGGTGGCCATGCGCAGCAACAGCGAGGTGCTGCCGCTCGACCAGATCAACACGCCCTCGGCCGAGTTCAGCGCCACCATCAAACCCGATACCAAGGAGCTGATCTTTGCCTCGGGCCGCGACGGCAAAAAGTACCTAGGCAACGGCGAAGGCTTCAACGATCTGTACGCCATCAAGTTTGATGACGTAGAGAAGATGACGGGTGGCACCGTGGTGCCGTTTGAGACGGTAGCCAAGGGCGCTGCCGCTACCGGCACCGATGCGGCCAAGGACACGGGCAAGCCGCTTTTCAACAAGCCCGGCACGCACGAGGCCTCGCCCACCTTCTCGCCCGATGGCAAAATGATGATCTTCGCCCGCTCGAACGACGGCTCGAAAAAGGGCTACCTGAGCGTGGATTTGTACGCCTCGTACTTCCGCGGCGGAGCCTGGACGGAGCCCGAAATCATCCGCGGCATCAACAACAGCCGCGCCGACGACTTTGCCCCGGTACTCTCGCCCGATGGCCGCACGCTGTACTTCGCCTCATCGCGCCCCGGCGGGCAGGGCGGCAACGACTTGTACAAATCGACCCTGGGGGATAACAACCGCTGGGCCACGCCCGAGAACCTGGGCGAGCAGATTAACACCCCCGGCAACGAGAATTTCCCGGCCGTAGCGCCCGATGGCACGCTGTACTTCTCCTCCGACGGGCACCCGGGCTTGGGCAAACTCGATTTGTTTCGGGTGGAGAAGACCGGCAAGGTGACGAACATGGGTGCGCCCATCAACAGCACCGGCGACGACTTCGCGCCCTACCTCACGGGCAAGGACGTGGGCGTGTTTGCCTCGAACCGCGCCGGCGGCAAAGGCTCCGACGACCTGTACTTCTTCCGCAAAAAGCCGCTGAAGCTGGTGACGTTCTACGTGGAGGGCAAAGTGCAGGAGCTGGATAGCAAAACCGGCACCACAACCCCGCTCGCCAACGAAACGGTAACCATCAGCGGCAGCCGCGGCCAAAAGCAGGAGGTGCAGGTTGGAGCCGATGGCACCTTCAAGGCCAAGCTCGATACCTCGGCCACGTACACGCTGTTTGCCGACCGCCCGGGCTATTTCTCGGCGCGCCAGAGCGTGACCACCGTGGGCAAAGTGCCGCCGCAGGATCAGCTGCCCAACGAGATGAATGACATCAGCATTCCGGTGACGCTCACGCTCAACAAGATTGTGGTGAACAAGGCTATCGTGGTCGAGAACATCTTCTACGACTACAACAAGGCCAACATTCGCCCCGATGCCGCCGTGGAGCTGGATAAGCTGGTGGAAACGCTGCAGGACAACCCCGACATCACCATCGAGCTAAGCTCGCACACCGACGCGCGTGGTAAAGATGCCTTCAACCAGGATTTGTCGCAGCGCCGGGCGCAATCGGCCGTCGACTACATCATCTCGAAAGGCATTGATAAGTCGCGCATTACGGCCCGTGGCTACGGCGAAACCCGCCCGGTTATCCGCACGGCCAAAACCGAAGCCGAGCACCAGCGCAACCGCCGCACCGAGTTTAAAGTCACCAAAATCAACGGCCGCTAA
- a CDS encoding DUF4293 domain-containing protein has protein sequence MIQRIQSVFLLLLAISMACVLFLPIWSKTDPLSKQALTMTATQITSTNPSQAPVGTYAIAGLAAASVLVALVEIFQYRKRMTQLMLGSLNLMLIAATLGASFYYSSVGEQMLNVKMPGEFEAGFYLPTLALLLNLLANRFIRRDEKLVRSMDRLR, from the coding sequence ATGATACAAAGAATCCAAAGCGTGTTTTTACTGTTGCTGGCCATCAGCATGGCTTGCGTGCTTTTCCTGCCCATCTGGTCGAAAACCGACCCGCTGAGCAAGCAAGCTCTCACCATGACGGCCACGCAAATCACCTCCACCAACCCCAGCCAAGCGCCAGTTGGCACTTACGCCATTGCCGGGCTGGCAGCTGCTTCGGTGCTTGTAGCCCTCGTTGAAATTTTTCAGTACCGCAAGCGCATGACGCAGCTCATGCTCGGCTCGCTCAACCTCATGCTGATTGCGGCCACCCTAGGTGCCAGCTTCTACTACTCATCGGTAGGAGAGCAAATGCTGAACGTGAAGATGCCCGGCGAGTTTGAGGCCGGCTTTTACCTGCCCACGCTGGCCTTGCTGCTCAACCTGCTGGCCAACCGCTTTATCCGCCGCGACGAAAAGCTGGTGCGCTCGATGGACCGGCTGCGCTAG
- a CDS encoding (Fe-S)-binding protein, with protein MADLAARGEQPEVLFWVGCAGAFDDRYKRVTRAFVRILEHVGVKYAVLGMEESCTGDPAKRAGNEFLFQMQAMQNITTLDGYGIKTIVTACPHCFNTIKNEYPALGGNYEVIHHSTFLQQLINDGRVKVQGGESFKGRRITFHDSCYLGRANDIYEAPREVLAALDADLVEMKRSKANGLCCGAGGAQMWKEPEPGKKDINIERTEEALATLDGNAAALDNLYGVESGNAGATPAKGNGNGIIAVGCPFCMTMMSDGVKNKERESSVQVFDLAELVASAEGLNA; from the coding sequence ATGGCCGACCTCGCCGCCCGCGGCGAGCAGCCCGAGGTGTTGTTCTGGGTAGGTTGTGCCGGCGCCTTCGACGACCGGTACAAGCGCGTTACCCGGGCCTTTGTGCGCATTCTGGAGCACGTGGGCGTGAAGTACGCCGTGCTGGGCATGGAAGAAAGCTGCACCGGCGACCCGGCCAAGCGCGCCGGCAACGAGTTCCTGTTTCAGATGCAGGCCATGCAGAACATCACCACGTTGGATGGCTACGGCATCAAGACGATTGTGACGGCCTGCCCGCACTGCTTCAACACCATCAAGAACGAGTACCCGGCCCTAGGTGGCAACTACGAGGTAATTCACCACAGCACCTTCCTGCAGCAACTCATCAACGATGGCCGCGTGAAAGTGCAGGGCGGCGAGTCGTTCAAGGGGCGCCGCATCACCTTCCACGACTCCTGCTACCTGGGCCGCGCCAACGACATTTACGAAGCCCCGCGCGAAGTATTGGCTGCTTTGGATGCCGACCTCGTGGAGATGAAGCGCAGCAAAGCCAACGGCCTGTGCTGCGGTGCCGGCGGCGCGCAGATGTGGAAAGAGCCCGAGCCCGGCAAAAAGGACATCAACATTGAGCGCACCGAGGAAGCCCTGGCCACGCTCGATGGCAACGCGGCCGCGCTCGACAACCTCTACGGCGTGGAAAGCGGCAACGCCGGCGCTACGCCCGCCAAGGGCAACGGCAACGGCATCATTGCGGTGGGCTGCCCCTTCTGCATGACGATGATGAGCGACGGCGTGAAAAACAAAGAGCGCGAAAGCTCGGTGCAGGTATTCGACCTGGCCGAGCTGGTAGCCTCGGCCGAAGGCTTGAACGCCTAA
- a CDS encoding ABC transporter ATP-binding protein gives MEPAATATSAKAGNIFDWQVLSRLLVYIRPYRGIFALLIFLTVATAVLGTMRPFLIQQMVDVQITNGDWQGLNRMFAWLMALLVAHTGVSYLQTFYGGWLGQYIVRDIRVDLYQHILNLRLQFFDRTPIGVLVTRNISDVETLSDVFSEGLAAMIGDILQLVFIMAFMFYIDWRLTLVSLSVIPPLLLSTYVFKEKVKKSFQEVRTAVANLNAFVQEHLTGMGIVQIFGNEEREFRKFEKLNQAHTRANIRSVLYYSVYFPVAEVLGAVGVGLLVWYAAQGQIEGTISKGALIAFIMYNSLFFRPIRQIADRFNTLQLGLVSTERLLKLLDSKEFIPNEGTRQPATLRGEVDFRHVWFAYNEPEWVLRDISFEVKAGQTVAFVGATGAGKTSIINLLSRFYDIQRGEICVDGHDLREYDLKALRKHIAVVLQDVFLFNGTIQDNITLGDQSITEEQIWASARLVGADKFIERLPGGLQYKVMERGSTLSVGQRQLISFVRALVYDPRIIILDEATSSVDSETEEMIQEAIEKLMLGRTSLVIAHRLSTIQKADRIIVLDRGEIKESGQHEELLRLGGYYAQLYQMQYLVNEQ, from the coding sequence GTGGAGCCTGCTGCTACTGCTACGTCGGCCAAAGCCGGCAATATCTTCGACTGGCAAGTGCTCAGCCGCCTGCTGGTGTACATCCGGCCTTACCGCGGCATTTTCGCGCTGCTGATCTTCCTGACCGTTGCCACCGCGGTGCTAGGTACCATGCGCCCGTTTCTGATTCAGCAGATGGTGGACGTGCAGATTACCAACGGCGACTGGCAGGGGCTCAACCGCATGTTTGCCTGGCTAATGGCCTTGCTGGTGGCCCATACCGGCGTCAGCTACCTGCAAACTTTTTACGGTGGCTGGCTGGGCCAGTACATCGTGCGCGATATCCGCGTCGACCTCTACCAACACATCCTCAACCTGCGCCTGCAGTTCTTCGACCGCACACCCATTGGGGTGCTGGTAACGCGCAACATCTCCGACGTAGAAACCCTCTCGGACGTGTTCAGCGAAGGCCTTGCGGCCATGATCGGCGACATCCTGCAGCTGGTGTTCATCATGGCCTTCATGTTTTACATCGATTGGCGCCTCACGCTGGTAAGCCTGTCGGTGATTCCGCCGTTGCTGCTGAGCACGTACGTGTTCAAGGAGAAGGTGAAGAAGTCGTTTCAGGAGGTGCGCACCGCCGTGGCCAATCTCAACGCCTTTGTGCAGGAGCACCTCACGGGCATGGGCATCGTGCAGATTTTCGGCAACGAGGAGCGCGAGTTTCGCAAGTTCGAGAAGCTGAACCAAGCGCACACCCGCGCCAACATCCGCTCGGTGCTGTACTACTCGGTGTACTTCCCGGTGGCCGAAGTCCTAGGTGCCGTTGGCGTGGGCTTGCTGGTGTGGTACGCCGCGCAAGGCCAGATTGAGGGCACCATCTCGAAGGGGGCGCTCATCGCCTTCATCATGTACAACTCGCTGTTTTTCCGGCCCATTCGGCAAATTGCCGACCGCTTCAACACGCTGCAGCTGGGCTTGGTAAGCACCGAGCGCCTCTTGAAGCTGCTCGACAGCAAGGAGTTTATCCCGAACGAAGGCACGCGCCAGCCCGCTACCCTGCGTGGGGAGGTTGACTTCCGCCACGTGTGGTTTGCTTATAATGAGCCCGAATGGGTGCTGCGCGACATTAGCTTTGAGGTGAAAGCCGGCCAGACTGTTGCTTTCGTGGGTGCTACGGGCGCCGGCAAAACCAGCATCATCAACCTGCTGTCGCGCTTCTACGACATTCAGCGCGGCGAAATATGCGTGGATGGGCACGACCTGCGCGAGTACGACCTGAAGGCGCTGCGCAAGCACATTGCCGTGGTGCTGCAGGATGTATTCCTGTTCAACGGTACCATTCAGGACAACATTACCCTAGGCGACCAGAGCATTACGGAGGAGCAAATCTGGGCCTCGGCGCGGCTGGTGGGGGCCGATAAGTTTATCGAGCGCCTGCCCGGCGGCTTGCAGTACAAGGTGATGGAGCGCGGCTCGACGCTGTCGGTAGGCCAGCGCCAGCTCATCTCCTTCGTGCGCGCACTGGTGTACGACCCGCGCATCATCATTCTCGACGAAGCCACCTCGTCGGTCGACTCCGAAACCGAGGAAATGATTCAGGAAGCCATTGAAAAGCTGATGCTGGGCCGCACCTCGCTGGTAATTGCCCACCGCCTGAGCACCATTCAGAAGGCCGACCGCATCATCGTGCTCGACCGCGGCGAAATAAAGGAAAGCGGCCAGCACGAGGAGTTGCTGCGCCTGGGCGGCTACTACGCCCAGCTTTACCAAATGCAGTACTTAGTCAATGAACAATAA
- a CDS encoding GNAT family N-acetyltransferase produces the protein MPGAPATELLRPTLPLAVAGARLRPFAAADAPALARHANDRDIWLNLRDRFPHPYSLADAEWYLGFVQHEGAADVHLCIEVDGEATGSISVLFQGDVHRREAEIGYWLGRAHWGRGIATAAVQALTAYALGNFDVCRLYATVFEHNLASARVLEKAGYTLEARLRKSITKDGQTLDGLLYAFINSEC, from the coding sequence ATGCCTGGCGCCCCGGCTACCGAGTTGTTGCGGCCCACGCTGCCGCTCGCCGTAGCCGGGGCGCGCTTGCGTCCGTTTGCGGCTGCCGATGCGCCGGCACTGGCCCGCCACGCCAACGACCGCGACATTTGGCTGAACCTGCGCGACCGGTTTCCGCACCCGTATTCGCTAGCCGATGCCGAGTGGTACCTGGGGTTTGTGCAGCACGAAGGCGCCGCCGATGTGCACCTGTGCATTGAGGTTGACGGCGAGGCCACCGGCAGCATCAGCGTGTTGTTTCAGGGCGATGTGCACCGGCGCGAGGCCGAAATCGGCTACTGGCTGGGGCGCGCCCACTGGGGCCGCGGTATTGCCACGGCGGCCGTGCAGGCGCTAACGGCTTATGCCCTAGGTAACTTCGACGTGTGCCGGCTCTACGCCACGGTGTTCGAGCACAACCTGGCCTCGGCGCGCGTGCTCGAAAAAGCCGGCTACACGCTGGAGGCCCGTCTGCGCAAAAGCATCACCAAAGACGGCCAAACCCTGGACGGTTTGCTGTACGCGTTTATTAATTCTGAATGCTGA
- a CDS encoding 4Fe-4S dicluster domain-containing protein, protein MIQQILFLLVAVLGIGLFVWQVRKIRANILKGKDRVMGGSVSERINKTLLVAFGQQKMFKRITPALLHLVVYVGFLVINVEVIEIMIDGIFGTHRALSFMGPVYDVLMATNEILGALVIVAVVALWWRRNRSQPVRRFTGVEMRAWPRLDANVILYVEVILMAALFTMNTADLKLHQLEGVDLPGTFPISSLLVGLFPDNVAALHVLERVGWWLHILGILAFLNYLPSSKHFHIIMAFPNVYYTRLVPQGQFSNVDSITHEVKAMMDPSYQVPAGPVDADGNPVVQRFGAKDADDLSWLNLLNAYSCTECGRCTSVCPANLTGKLLSPRKIIMDTRDRIEEKYESPLIFSPNKYNGEIGAESEDGSLVRGKVTPEELWACTTCNACVEACPVNINPLDSIVEMRRYLVLEESAAPHSLNVMFSNIENNGAPWAFSPSDRFNWADELYVAEK, encoded by the coding sequence GTGATTCAACAAATTCTTTTTCTGCTCGTCGCGGTCCTAGGGATAGGACTGTTTGTGTGGCAGGTGCGAAAGATTCGCGCCAACATTCTGAAGGGTAAGGACCGCGTGATGGGCGGCTCCGTGAGTGAGCGAATCAACAAAACCTTGCTGGTGGCGTTTGGCCAGCAAAAGATGTTTAAGCGCATCACGCCGGCGCTGCTGCACTTGGTGGTGTACGTGGGCTTCTTGGTCATCAACGTCGAGGTCATCGAAATCATGATCGACGGCATCTTCGGCACGCACCGCGCCCTGAGCTTCATGGGCCCGGTGTACGATGTGCTGATGGCCACCAACGAAATCCTAGGTGCTCTGGTGATTGTGGCGGTGGTGGCCCTGTGGTGGCGCCGCAACCGCAGCCAGCCAGTACGCCGCTTTACGGGCGTGGAGATGCGCGCCTGGCCGCGCCTCGATGCCAACGTGATTCTGTACGTGGAGGTAATCCTGATGGCGGCGCTGTTCACCATGAACACCGCCGACCTGAAGCTGCACCAGCTCGAGGGCGTTGATCTGCCCGGCACGTTCCCCATCAGCTCGCTGCTGGTAGGCCTGTTCCCCGACAACGTAGCCGCGCTGCACGTGTTGGAGCGCGTTGGCTGGTGGCTCCACATTCTGGGTATTCTGGCCTTCCTGAACTACCTGCCGTCGTCGAAGCACTTCCACATCATCATGGCTTTCCCGAACGTGTACTACACGCGTTTGGTACCGCAGGGTCAGTTCTCGAACGTGGATAGCATCACGCACGAGGTAAAGGCCATGATGGACCCGAGCTACCAGGTGCCTGCCGGCCCCGTGGATGCCGACGGCAACCCCGTGGTGCAGCGCTTCGGCGCCAAAGATGCCGACGACCTCTCGTGGCTGAATTTGCTGAACGCCTACTCCTGCACCGAGTGCGGCCGCTGCACCTCAGTGTGCCCGGCCAACCTCACGGGCAAGCTGCTCTCGCCGCGCAAAATCATCATGGACACGCGCGACCGGATTGAGGAGAAGTACGAGTCGCCGCTGATTTTCAGCCCCAACAAGTACAACGGCGAAATCGGCGCCGAAAGCGAAGACGGCTCGCTGGTGCGCGGCAAGGTTACGCCCGAAGAGCTGTGGGCCTGCACCACCTGCAACGCCTGCGTAGAGGCCTGCCCCGTAAACATCAACCCGCTCGATAGCATCGTGGAGATGCGCCGCTACCTGGTGCTCGAGGAGTCGGCCGCGCCGCACTCGCTCAACGTGATGTTCAGCAACATCGAGAACAACGGCGCGCCGTGGGCCTTCTCGCCCTCCGACCGCTTTAACTGGGCCGACGAGCTGTACGTGGCCGAGAAATAA
- a CDS encoding thiolase family protein — translation MPEAYIVDAVRTPVGKFGGALSAVRPDDLAAVVLRELLRRNNTIDPKLVEDVIMGAANQAGEDNRNVARMAGLLAGLPASVAGVTVNRLCASGLQSIIDATRAVRSGDGDVYLAGGSESMTRAPFVMAKSETAFGRDFTAHDTTLGWRFVNPKLAKMHHPYSMGETAENVAKKYGISREEQDQWAFESQRKYQRAFEKGRFRREIVPVFVSQPKTEAVMFDTDEHPRLTSIEKLATLKPAFNPTDGSVTAGNSSGINDGAAATMVVSEEMVKRLNLKPLARVVSTAVAGVDPAIMGVGPVPATQKALQRAGLTVNDLDLIELNEAFAAQVIACCRDLDLDPSKINVNGGSIAIGHPLGASGARITATLLHEMQRREGVRYGLATMCVGVGQGAAVIYEKL, via the coding sequence ATGCCTGAAGCATATATCGTCGACGCGGTGCGTACGCCCGTTGGCAAATTTGGTGGCGCCCTCAGCGCTGTGCGCCCCGACGACCTGGCCGCCGTAGTACTGCGCGAACTGCTGCGCCGCAACAACACCATCGACCCCAAGTTGGTGGAAGACGTGATCATGGGCGCCGCCAACCAGGCCGGCGAAGACAACCGCAACGTAGCCCGCATGGCCGGGTTGTTGGCCGGCCTGCCCGCCAGCGTAGCCGGTGTAACGGTAAACCGCCTGTGCGCCTCGGGCCTGCAGAGCATCATCGACGCCACGCGGGCCGTGCGCTCGGGCGACGGCGACGTGTACCTGGCCGGCGGCTCCGAGAGCATGACCCGCGCGCCGTTTGTAATGGCCAAGTCGGAAACCGCTTTCGGCCGCGACTTCACCGCCCACGATACTACCCTGGGTTGGCGCTTCGTGAACCCGAAGCTGGCCAAGATGCACCACCCGTACTCGATGGGCGAAACCGCCGAGAACGTAGCCAAGAAGTACGGCATCAGCCGCGAAGAGCAGGACCAGTGGGCTTTTGAATCGCAGCGCAAATACCAGCGCGCGTTCGAGAAGGGCCGCTTCCGCCGCGAAATCGTGCCCGTGTTCGTATCGCAGCCCAAAACCGAGGCCGTGATGTTCGACACCGACGAGCACCCGCGCCTCACCTCAATCGAAAAGCTGGCTACCCTGAAGCCCGCCTTCAACCCCACCGATGGCTCCGTTACGGCCGGCAACTCGTCGGGCATCAACGATGGCGCCGCTGCTACCATGGTAGTAAGCGAAGAAATGGTAAAGCGCCTGAACCTGAAGCCGCTGGCCCGCGTGGTATCCACGGCCGTGGCGGGCGTCGATCCGGCCATTATGGGTGTTGGCCCGGTGCCGGCCACCCAAAAGGCCCTGCAGCGCGCCGGCCTCACGGTAAACGACCTCGATTTGATTGAGCTGAACGAAGCCTTTGCTGCCCAGGTAATTGCCTGCTGCCGCGACTTGGATCTTGACCCAAGCAAGATCAACGTCAACGGTGGCTCCATTGCCATCGGCCACCCCCTAGGTGCCTCGGGTGCCCGCATTACGGCCACCCTGCTGCACGAAATGCAGCGCCGCGAGGGCGTGCGCTACGGCCTGGCTACCATGTGCGTAGGCGTAGGCCAGGGCGCTGCCGTTATCTACGAAAAGCTCTAA
- the truA gene encoding tRNA pseudouridine(38-40) synthase TruA, giving the protein MRYFLELAYDGTRYCGWQTQPNALSVQQELDRCLSQVLRQPVYSLGSGRTDAGVHASHQVAHFDAELPAHLNEEQLVYRLNRALPPDIGVYAVTPVQPDAHARYGAVARSYEYHVVLRRDPFRRDQALWLDKAPNVETMNEAAHYLLGQRDFTSFSKTKGAETHYVCWVHEAGWHPTPHGLMFRIRANRFVRGMVRLVVGTLLDVGRGRLTPAQFAEILHRQERIAASGAAPAQGLFLSRVEYPPEILLAESQPESKPFFVTDEELRPHYWRAGLGHAPDPA; this is encoded by the coding sequence TTGCGCTACTTCCTCGAACTCGCTTACGACGGCACCCGCTACTGCGGCTGGCAAACCCAGCCCAACGCCCTGAGCGTGCAGCAGGAGCTCGACCGCTGCCTGTCGCAGGTGCTGCGCCAGCCGGTGTATAGCCTGGGCAGCGGCCGCACCGATGCCGGCGTGCATGCCAGCCACCAGGTAGCACACTTCGATGCCGAGCTGCCCGCGCACCTGAACGAGGAGCAGCTGGTGTACCGCCTCAACCGTGCCCTGCCGCCCGACATCGGCGTGTACGCCGTTACGCCGGTGCAGCCCGATGCCCACGCCCGCTACGGCGCCGTGGCGCGCTCCTACGAGTACCACGTGGTGCTGCGCCGCGACCCGTTTCGGCGCGACCAGGCGCTGTGGCTTGACAAAGCGCCGAACGTAGAGACCATGAACGAAGCCGCACACTACCTCCTGGGGCAGCGCGACTTTACGAGCTTCTCGAAAACCAAAGGCGCCGAAACGCACTACGTTTGCTGGGTGCACGAGGCCGGCTGGCACCCCACGCCGCACGGGCTGATGTTCCGCATTCGGGCCAACCGCTTTGTGCGCGGCATGGTACGGCTGGTAGTAGGCACCCTGCTCGATGTGGGCCGCGGCCGCCTTACGCCCGCCCAGTTTGCCGAAATATTGCACCGCCAAGAGCGCATAGCTGCCAGCGGCGCGGCGCCGGCGCAGGGCTTGTTTCTGAGCCGCGTGGAGTACCCACCGGAAATCCTGCTGGCTGAAAGTCAGCCTGAAAGCAAGCCATTTTTCGTAACCGACGAGGAGCTGCGGCCGCATTACTGGCGGGCCGGCCTGGGGCACGCGCCCGACCCGGCGTAA